A genomic region of Bernardetia sp. ABR2-2B contains the following coding sequences:
- a CDS encoding DJ-1/PfpI family protein, protein MIKKIFGLAPTKEKNGSGYIPSPIGRRFGVDKVSGYKATDFASKKYTGNKKIMVLCTEERYFEMTNGKHFSTGNNVQETMVPLMHLVNGGFDFDVITPTGKAAILEEWSVPVNDTAVLKFRKENQSKFDKPLSLKNLVDTNKLNQESDYIAAFLPGGHGSMIGLPEDKNVGKLLRWIETSGHYLVAVCHGPAAMLAKENKNETNPYNGYKMVAFPDKFDKQSPSLGYLPGQLPWFQCEELAKEGITITNDKITGATHIDRKLISGDSPKACDELGKITVEALFKELQVS, encoded by the coding sequence ATGATTAAAAAAATTTTTGGACTTGCTCCCACAAAAGAAAAGAATGGCTCAGGTTACATCCCCTCCCCAATAGGAAGAAGGTTTGGCGTAGATAAAGTAAGTGGTTACAAAGCGACTGATTTTGCCAGTAAAAAATATACAGGGAATAAAAAGATAATGGTGCTGTGTACCGAAGAACGCTATTTTGAAATGACCAATGGCAAACATTTTTCTACAGGAAATAATGTACAAGAAACCATGGTACCGTTGATGCATCTTGTTAATGGAGGGTTTGACTTTGATGTTATTACTCCAACAGGTAAAGCTGCTATACTTGAAGAGTGGTCTGTACCTGTTAATGATACGGCAGTACTGAAATTCAGGAAAGAAAATCAGTCTAAGTTTGACAAGCCACTTTCGCTCAAAAATCTTGTAGATACCAACAAGTTGAATCAAGAGTCAGATTATATCGCTGCTTTTCTTCCAGGTGGACACGGCTCCATGATTGGGTTGCCTGAAGATAAAAATGTAGGCAAACTCCTTCGCTGGATAGAAACTTCTGGTCATTATCTTGTCGCTGTATGTCATGGACCTGCTGCTATGTTGGCAAAAGAAAACAAGAATGAAACTAACCCTTACAACGGCTACAAAATGGTGGCATTCCCAGATAAATTTGACAAGCAATCGCCATCATTAGGTTACTTGCCTGGGCAACTTCCATGGTTTCAATGTGAGGAACTTGCAAAAGAAGGTATTACGATAACAAATGATAAAATAACTGGTGCTACTCATATTGATAGAAAACTTATTTCGGGAGATAGCCCCAAGGCTTGTGATGAGCTAGGGAAAATAACGGTGGAAGCACTGTTTAAGGAATTGCAGGTATCATAA
- the rpsF gene encoding 30S ribosomal protein S6, producing the protein MRNYEVTFILTPVASEDQLQEISDKFYNYLTENGANIYNRENWGLKKLAYPMQKKHSGHYHYFEFEAEPKLLKGLETEFKREERVMRHLVVALDKHSMLFNERRRNGEFNKKKETPKEEENEKPKRR; encoded by the coding sequence ATGAGAAATTACGAAGTAACATTTATTCTCACGCCCGTTGCGTCCGAAGATCAGTTGCAAGAAATTAGCGATAAGTTCTACAACTACTTGACGGAAAACGGTGCTAACATTTATAATCGTGAGAACTGGGGTTTGAAAAAACTCGCTTATCCGATGCAAAAGAAACATAGTGGACATTATCACTACTTTGAGTTTGAAGCTGAACCAAAACTTCTGAAAGGTTTGGAAACAGAATTTAAGCGTGAAGAACGTGTAATGCGCCATTTAGTGGTAGCTCTTGACAAGCATTCTATGCTTTTTAATGAGCGTCGTCGTAATGGAGAGTTTAATAAAAAGAAAGAAACTCCTAAAGAAGAAGAAAACGAAAAACCTAAAAGAAGATAA
- the rpsR gene encoding 30S ribosomal protein S18, translating to MPLINEPIHSSRQERRKKYCRFKKSGIKYVDYKDAEFLKKFLNDQGKVLPRRITGNSLKFQRKVAQAVKRARHLGLLAFVDDNGK from the coding sequence ATGCCTTTAATCAACGAACCAATCCACAGCTCAAGACAAGAGCGTCGCAAAAAATATTGTCGTTTCAAAAAATCAGGTATCAAGTATGTTGATTACAAAGATGCTGAGTTTTTGAAAAAATTCTTAAACGACCAAGGTAAAGTATTACCTCGTCGTATTACAGGTAACAGTCTCAAATTCCAACGTAAAGTAGCACAAGCTGTTAAACGTGCAAGACACTTAGGTCTATTGGCATTTGTTGATGACAACGGAAAATAA
- the rplI gene encoding 50S ribosomal protein L9, translated as MDIILKQGVKGLGDRNDIVSVKPGYARNYLIPQGLAMVASESNRKSVAETERQQARKLAKHKEDAQTLGDQLAALTLEIRTKAGESGKIFGAVTPIQIAEVLKEKGFEVDRRNITMPNELKMLGEYTISVYLHKEVQPEIQLNVIEE; from the coding sequence ATGGATATTATCTTAAAACAAGGCGTTAAAGGCTTAGGAGATAGAAACGATATCGTATCAGTAAAACCTGGTTATGCTCGTAACTATCTTATTCCACAAGGACTTGCTATGGTAGCGTCAGAATCAAACCGTAAATCGGTAGCTGAAACTGAGCGCCAACAAGCTCGTAAGCTTGCCAAACATAAAGAAGATGCTCAAACATTGGGCGACCAGTTAGCAGCCTTGACTTTAGAAATTCGTACTAAAGCAGGTGAGTCTGGCAAAATCTTCGGTGCAGTTACTCCTATTCAGATTGCAGAAGTTCTTAAAGAAAAAGGATTCGAAGTGGATCGTAGAAATATCACGATGCCAAACGAACTTAAAATGCTTGGAGAATACACAATCTCTGTTTATCTTCACAAAGAAGTACAACCAGAAATTCAATTAAACGTAATCGAAGAGTAA
- a CDS encoding alkane 1-monooxygenase, whose product MQLSKKLGFFSAFSLPFMLILGYNLGGIGNYLTILFVFGAIPLLDYYIGTDTENIEKEDEKELSQELFFKFVLYSWVFIQLGILTWAMSIIISNTLVWWEVIGFTISLGLVTGGVGITVAHELGHKTDKLDQFFSKVLLFTVGYMHFFIEHNRGHHVWVATPHDAATSQKNESFYNFWIRSVTESYKHAWKLENKRLERKNISKKSSENAMIWYTALPILGVVISTLYFSVHKGSFAWEIPIFLICQAIIGFSLLEAVNYVEHYGIVRKEITPNRYERVNPFHSWNSSHKVSNFILFQLQRHSDHHAFATREYQVLRHFDESPQLPSGYPTMILMALIPRLWFKKMNPILEHWKEAVYEKAS is encoded by the coding sequence ATGCAACTCTCCAAAAAACTAGGTTTCTTTAGTGCTTTTTCGCTTCCCTTTATGCTTATTTTGGGGTATAATTTGGGAGGAATAGGAAATTACCTAACCATTTTATTTGTTTTTGGTGCAATTCCACTTTTAGATTATTATATCGGAACAGATACAGAAAATATTGAGAAAGAGGATGAAAAAGAACTTAGTCAAGAGCTATTTTTTAAGTTTGTGCTTTATTCTTGGGTTTTCATTCAACTCGGAATCTTGACTTGGGCAATGAGTATTATCATTTCTAATACGCTTGTTTGGTGGGAAGTGATTGGATTTACTATCTCATTAGGATTGGTAACAGGAGGTGTAGGAATTACGGTAGCACACGAACTTGGACATAAGACAGATAAGCTAGACCAATTTTTCAGCAAAGTTTTGCTCTTTACCGTTGGTTATATGCATTTTTTCATCGAACATAACCGAGGACACCACGTTTGGGTAGCTACACCACATGATGCAGCCACATCACAAAAAAACGAATCCTTTTATAATTTTTGGATAAGAAGCGTTACAGAAAGCTACAAACATGCTTGGAAACTAGAAAACAAAAGACTAGAAAGAAAAAATATATCAAAGAAAAGTAGTGAGAATGCAATGATTTGGTACACAGCTTTACCTATTTTGGGAGTAGTTATTTCTACACTTTACTTTTCAGTTCATAAAGGTAGCTTCGCTTGGGAGATTCCTATTTTCTTGATTTGCCAAGCTATTATTGGTTTTTCACTTTTAGAAGCTGTTAATTATGTAGAACATTATGGAATTGTCAGAAAAGAAATTACTCCTAATCGTTATGAAAGAGTAAATCCATTTCATTCGTGGAACAGTAGTCATAAAGTAAGTAATTTTATCTTGTTCCAACTTCAACGCCATTCTGACCATCACGCATTTGCTACTAGAGAATATCAAGTTTTGAGGCATTTTGATGAAAGTCCACAACTTCCTTCTGGTTATCCTACTATGATTTTGATGGCTCTTATTCCTCGTCTGTGGTTTAAGAAAATGAATCCTATTTTAGAACATTGGAAAGAGGCTGTTTATGAAAAAGCGAGTTAA
- a CDS encoding two-component regulator propeller domain-containing protein, whose protein sequence is MYQNVLFAQNENNIALGEWRTHLTYFDAQTVATSQEKVYVASQNGLFFYDKEFSSLEVISRIDGLSDIGIAYLQYLPNIEQLLIAYKNGNIDFLSDDEIKNFPVFFEDAAILDKQIYHIYYLQNVVWISTNVGILEIDVENPTNKRIRNSYQNLGENGETIKIFATTIQDNIIYAATEKGVRYISLNSSVNKNDFRNWQTISSTQNKVVESIGSGSATVLFSIQNEGVFSYNGTNSNQISQIPISSVYDISEDKTNLTRLFLSSETGMYQIESSASSFQVNKIENELIKAPRQAISENGNLWIADNRTGLLTNNSTNNEFVSLFPSGTYSQNTWGFIQAQGKIIAFSGGYTEPFRPLNRTTGFYVFENGEWTNYNAENKDITSKLIPNVRDLVGATYSETENRIYFASLQDGILVWNLADDTFSVLDSTNSPLPHNRVIDVESDNLGNLWIAMSGSNLIEDAYLRKKPNDDAFSAWKGFRFNQTRTTFPLSLEIDENNTIWARLSRFVQGGILVFNEEGQNKILIESVNAGNLASNNVTALKSDKNGVIWIGTPAETSASVRTFSDIFGLFQSQDLNARDVFFESRQLLRDETITNISLDGGNRKWFGTRNGAWLFAEDASKQFLHFTVENSPLFSNEILDIEVQDETGEVFIATPNGIISYRGTSTAAKIDFSNIKIFPNPVRPEFNGVVAIEGLTQDANVKITDISGRLVYETNSFGGTATWNGTDYNNVKSKSGVYLVYVSRQDGSEGFVGKIIFVE, encoded by the coding sequence TTGTATCAAAACGTACTATTTGCACAGAATGAAAATAATATAGCTCTAGGCGAATGGCGTACACATCTTACTTATTTTGATGCACAAACAGTAGCTACAAGTCAAGAAAAAGTTTATGTGGCTTCGCAAAATGGCTTATTCTTTTATGATAAAGAGTTTTCTAGCCTTGAAGTCATTTCAAGAATAGATGGACTTTCAGATATTGGAATCGCTTACTTACAATATTTACCCAATATAGAACAACTACTGATTGCTTATAAAAATGGTAATATAGATTTTCTCTCAGATGATGAAATCAAGAATTTTCCTGTTTTTTTTGAAGATGCAGCTATTTTAGACAAACAAATCTATCATATCTACTATCTTCAAAATGTTGTTTGGATAAGTACGAATGTTGGTATTTTAGAAATTGACGTAGAAAACCCTACAAACAAACGCATCAGAAATTCGTATCAAAACTTAGGAGAAAATGGTGAAACAATCAAAATATTTGCAACTACTATTCAAGACAATATTATTTATGCAGCTACTGAAAAAGGGGTACGTTATATTTCACTCAATTCTTCAGTCAATAAAAATGATTTTAGAAACTGGCAAACTATCTCTTCTACACAAAACAAAGTAGTAGAATCTATTGGTTCTGGTAGTGCAACAGTTCTTTTCTCCATCCAAAATGAAGGTGTTTTTAGTTATAATGGCACAAATAGTAATCAAATTTCCCAAATCCCTATTTCATCTGTGTATGATATAAGTGAAGATAAAACAAATTTAACACGTCTTTTTTTATCATCTGAAACAGGAATGTATCAAATAGAAAGCTCTGCGTCTTCTTTTCAAGTAAATAAGATAGAAAATGAGTTGATAAAAGCTCCTCGTCAAGCTATTTCTGAAAATGGTAATCTTTGGATAGCAGATAATAGAACAGGATTACTTACAAATAATAGCACAAATAATGAGTTTGTTTCTCTTTTTCCTTCTGGAACATACAGTCAAAACACGTGGGGATTTATACAAGCACAAGGTAAAATTATTGCTTTTTCGGGAGGTTATACAGAACCATTCAGACCACTTAACAGAACGACAGGCTTTTATGTTTTTGAGAATGGAGAATGGACAAATTATAATGCTGAAAACAAGGATATTACGAGCAAACTGATTCCGAATGTCAGAGATTTGGTGGGAGCAACCTATTCAGAAACAGAAAACAGAATTTATTTTGCTTCTCTTCAAGATGGTATTTTGGTTTGGAATTTAGCTGATGATACTTTTTCAGTTTTAGATTCTACTAATTCTCCTTTGCCTCACAACCGAGTAATTGATGTAGAAAGTGATAATTTGGGCAATCTTTGGATAGCTATGTCTGGGAGTAATTTGATAGAGGATGCTTATCTTAGAAAAAAACCAAATGACGATGCTTTTTCTGCTTGGAAAGGATTTAGATTTAATCAAACCCGAACTACTTTTCCACTTTCTTTAGAAATTGATGAAAACAACACTATTTGGGCAAGACTTAGTCGTTTCGTACAAGGAGGAATTTTGGTCTTTAATGAGGAAGGACAAAACAAAATTTTGATAGAATCTGTAAATGCAGGAAATTTAGCTTCTAATAACGTAACAGCTCTCAAATCTGATAAAAATGGTGTGATTTGGATAGGAACACCAGCCGAAACGAGTGCCAGTGTACGTACTTTTTCTGATATTTTTGGATTGTTTCAGTCTCAAGATTTGAATGCTAGAGATGTTTTTTTTGAGTCTAGGCAGTTATTAAGAGATGAAACCATTACCAATATTTCACTAGATGGAGGGAATAGAAAGTGGTTTGGGACTAGAAATGGTGCGTGGCTTTTTGCAGAAGATGCTTCTAAGCAGTTTTTACATTTCACAGTAGAAAACAGTCCTCTTTTTAGTAATGAAATTTTGGATATTGAGGTGCAAGACGAAACTGGCGAAGTATTTATTGCAACTCCAAATGGAATTATTTCTTATCGTGGAACATCAACAGCAGCCAAAATAGATTTCTCCAATATAAAAATATTTCCTAATCCTGTAAGACCAGAGTTTAATGGTGTAGTGGCTATTGAAGGACTTACCCAAGATGCAAACGTCAAGATTACTGATATAAGTGGAAGGTTAGTTTATGAAACTAATTCTTTTGGAGGCACAGCTACTTGGAATGGAACAGATTATAATAACGTAAAGTCTAAAAGTGGAGTATATTTGGTCTATGTTTCTAGGCAAGATGGAAGTGAAGGTTTTGTGGGCAAAATTATTTTTGTAGAATAA
- a CDS encoding DUF6252 family protein, with product MKFNWKNTALLITLLAFTFSLWSCQGDDEVNPEAVISALIDGQPWNASSLSSGIKTGDNISLTAASGNGRTLVISFKAEVGTQPLNASVDSSGVNIVPSVLYRTLPIGGSTFISNTCASNEGSQIVITNIDTTNKTVSGTFKTKSCSLNSSVEITQGVINNAKYN from the coding sequence ATGAAATTTAATTGGAAAAATACAGCACTTTTAATTACACTTTTAGCTTTTACATTCTCGTTGTGGTCTTGTCAAGGTGATGATGAAGTAAACCCTGAAGCTGTGATTTCTGCACTTATTGACGGGCAACCGTGGAACGCATCATCACTTTCTTCTGGAATCAAAACAGGAGATAATATTTCTCTGACGGCAGCAAGTGGTAATGGAAGAACACTTGTTATTTCCTTCAAAGCAGAGGTCGGAACACAACCATTAAATGCTTCTGTTGATAGTAGTGGTGTAAATATTGTTCCTTCGGTGTTATATCGTACACTTCCAATTGGTGGTAGTACATTTATTTCGAATACTTGTGCTTCAAACGAAGGTAGTCAAATTGTTATTACAAATATTGATACTACTAATAAGACAGTTAGTGGTACTTTTAAGACAAAGTCTTGTTCTTTAAACTCCTCAGTAGAAATAACACAGGGAGTCATCAACAATGCTAAATACAACTAG
- a CDS encoding ATP-grasp domain-containing protein, producing MKNNNLDTVWIVGNRSDAVEIAKSNSLRVILLHDKKIKNHKADTLEQVSFTWYKQEWECFVEDLLKKETNPIAILAPTEKSVLPAAWISDTLNLNHHISTQTALSCTHKPTMKRAVKNASIPCAEFLENEEGNNKISKQELLDKLGLPIAFKTCTGSGSRGAFIVKTEEEIPKFLRKGYMAESFVEGVECSVEAVVQNGKVLFQNITEYTEPKFANLVPASFSSKIQYKIFEFNEKIIAALGAKNGITHTEVFIQNLDTENNNTKEINLVFGEMALRPPGGYIMELLKLSYQKDFWQIWLDCFLGNKINMSEIKTHFYSGLRMFHPSAGTLKSIKGKEFIKSIKELQEFTLSVKEGSEIKKREGTGQSVGHIVIKGTNQQKIKSLLEEVKLKVTFEMK from the coding sequence TTGAAAAATAATAATTTGGATACTGTTTGGATAGTAGGAAACCGTTCTGATGCTGTTGAGATAGCTAAAAGCAATAGTTTACGTGTAATATTGTTACACGATAAAAAAATAAAAAATCACAAGGCTGATACCTTAGAACAAGTTTCTTTTACATGGTATAAACAAGAATGGGAGTGTTTTGTTGAAGATTTATTAAAAAAAGAAACTAATCCAATTGCTATTCTTGCACCAACTGAAAAATCTGTACTTCCTGCTGCTTGGATAAGTGATACACTAAATTTGAATCATCATATTTCCACTCAAACTGCCCTATCTTGTACACACAAACCTACTATGAAAAGAGCAGTCAAAAATGCTTCAATTCCTTGTGCAGAATTTTTAGAAAATGAAGAGGGAAACAATAAAATTTCTAAACAAGAACTTCTTGATAAACTTGGTTTGCCTATAGCTTTCAAAACCTGTACAGGTTCAGGAAGCAGAGGAGCTTTTATTGTTAAGACAGAAGAAGAAATACCTAAATTTTTGAGAAAAGGATATATGGCAGAAAGCTTTGTAGAAGGAGTTGAATGTAGTGTTGAAGCAGTCGTGCAAAATGGAAAAGTGCTTTTTCAAAATATTACAGAATACACAGAGCCTAAGTTTGCCAATCTTGTTCCTGCTAGTTTTTCATCAAAAATTCAGTACAAGATTTTTGAGTTTAATGAAAAAATAATTGCAGCTTTAGGAGCAAAAAATGGAATTACACATACAGAAGTCTTTATTCAAAATTTAGATACAGAAAATAATAATACTAAAGAAATTAATTTAGTTTTCGGAGAAATGGCTCTTCGCCCACCAGGAGGATATATTATGGAACTTCTGAAACTCTCTTATCAAAAAGATTTTTGGCAGATTTGGTTAGATTGCTTTTTAGGAAATAAAATAAATATGAGCGAAATCAAAACTCATTTTTATAGTGGTTTGCGTATGTTTCATCCCTCAGCAGGAACTTTGAAGTCTATTAAAGGAAAAGAGTTTATTAAATCTATAAAAGAATTACAAGAATTCACACTTTCTGTGAAAGAAGGTTCAGAAATCAAGAAACGAGAAGGCACAGGACAAAGTGTAGGACATATAGTAATAAAAGGAACAAACCAACAAAAAATCAAATCTTTATTGGAGGAAGTAAAGCTGAAGGTTACTTTTGAAATGAAATAA